Genomic DNA from Thermomicrobiales bacterium:
GCGGATTGACGACGCTGGCCGTGTTGCCATCGCCGGCGTCGCGTTGCTCTTCCGAGACGGCCGGGGCCGATGCGGTACCGAGCGGCGACAGGCCGATGAACTCCATCGCCATCGCCATCGTGTTGGCCGTGTATTGGCCACCGCACGCGCCGTGCGTTGGGCAGGCGTGATTCTCGATCAGCGCCAGCTCTTCCTCGGTAACGCGGCCCGCCATGAACCCGCCGATCGCTTCGTACACCGAGCGGATCGTCGCTTCCTTGCCGTTGACTTCACCCGGCAGAATGGTTCCGCCGTAGATCAGGAATCCCGGGATATCGAGCCGCGCCAATGCAAGCGACAGGCCCGGCAGCGTTTTGTCGCACGCTCCGAGTCCGATCACCGCGTCGAACATGTGCCCACTCGCCACGAGTTCCACCGAATCGGCGATGACCTCACGGGAAACGAGCGACGTCTTCATCCCCTCGGTGCCCATGGTGATGCCATCGGAAATCGCGACGGTGTTCAGCTCCATCGGCACTCCGCCGGCCGCTTTGATTCCCTCTTTGACGGCGTGAGCCAGCGTGCGCAAACCGAAGTTACACGGCATCGTTTCGATCCACGTGTTCGCGATGCCGATAACCGGTTTCTTCAGATCGTCGTCGGAAAGTCCGATTCCCTTGAGCATCGCGCGCGCGCCGGCCCGTTCCGGACCATCGACGAGATGCCGGCTTTTGTGACGTGTATCGAACGCCGTCCCGGTGCTGCTGCTCGCCATCGAATCCCTCGCATTCTGAATTCAGATCGCTCGGCTCCGTCACCACTCCGCGGGCAGTCACCGAATGCGATCGTCACGTCGGTCGATACCGCAGTGTCGCACAGTGCCGGGCCGATCGCACCCGATATCCGGCTTCCCAAATAGACAAAGCCCGGAGCCGATTCGACTCCAGGCTTTGAATGCGGTCGAGCATGCTAGCGGGAAATGTTGCGGTATTTCCGGACACCGAGCG
This window encodes:
- a CDS encoding dihydroxy-acid dehydratase, with product MASSSTGTAFDTRHKSRHLVDGPERAGARAMLKGIGLSDDDLKKPVIGIANTWIETMPCNFGLRTLAHAVKEGIKAAGGVPMELNTVAISDGITMGTEGMKTSLVSREVIADSVELVASGHMFDAVIGLGACDKTLPGLSLALARLDIPGFLIYGGTILPGEVNGKEATIRSVYEAIGGFMAGRVTEEELALIENHACPTHGACGGQYTANTMAMAMEFIGLSPLGTASAPAVSEEQRDAGDGNTASVVNP